The following coding sequences are from one Diabrotica virgifera virgifera chromosome 2, PGI_DIABVI_V3a window:
- the LOC126880940 gene encoding 52 kDa repressor of the inhibitor of the protein kinase-like — protein sequence MDRFLVKKRRISYQEEQDVEEQSGLSPSHNLMPVDEPAEDQQSTSTSVDNKAGGQNTVPLRKLVSEPLNKYAKLSGKDGDLESHNSNEYHKKAELDSKNCIKIFEDPDLKIVNRLDQNRKEQVAQNRLRLVPIIKTILLHGKQNIPLRGHRDDGNLMESADNPVENDGNFRTLLRFRIDSGDTQLAEHLKSSGANATYISKTTANDLINCCGEEILDEIKQRVSKVKFYSILFDETTDASHTSQLSLSLRYVYKDVIREDFVGFIDLHKANYSHVDVDPEVEPVITGEILGQTVVNFMIFLGLNTNNCVGISCDGCSVNMSEMRGAVTEIQKVATNSIMCGCKNHALNLSISKCNKVQHVRNALGTIKEVTSFFNSSGKRNSVLKKVLGHQMRGYCETRWVERHEAVLEFTEDMPKIAEALKCISQWRDSTTSSKARALLCSISTCDFIITMHCLSDTADVTCGLSKYLQTEAIDVCSAKSKIDNMMKTIQNKRDKTNEFFLLIFSSAEKTMDAMDVQMRVPRIVRKQVNRPNYTLLTGDN from the exons ATGGATCGTTTCTTAGTTAAAAAGAGAAGAATAAGTTATCAAGAGGAACAAGATGTTGAGGAACAGTCTGGTTTGTCTCCGTCTCATAACCTAATGCCAGTTGATGAACCTGCAGAGGATCAACAATCGACCTCGACATCGGTTGATAAT AAAGCTGGCGGTCAAAATACAGTGCCTTTGAGAAAGTTAGTATCCGAACCATTGAATAAATACGCAAAACTTTCTGGAAAAGATGGCGACCTTGAGTCTCATAACTCTAATGAGTATCACAAGAAAGCTGAACTTGATTCGAAAAACTGTATAAAAATCTTCGAAGATCCTGACCTTAAAATAGTAAATAGGTTGGATCAAAACAGAAAAGAACAGGTGGCACAAAACCGTTTAAGACTGGTGCCGATAATCAAAACTATATTGTTACATGGCAAGCAAAACATTCCACTGAGGGGACATCGTGATGATGGAAATTTGATGGAAAGTGCAGACAATCCCGTGGAGAATGATGGTAATTTTAGAACACTGTTACGGTTCAGAATTGACAGTGGTGACACTCAACTTGCAGAACACTTGAAATCCAGTGGTGCCAATGCTACGTACATAAGCAAAACTACGGCCAATGATTTGATTAACTGTTGTGGCGAGGAAATTTTagatgaaataaaacaaagagTTTCAAAGGTAAAGTTTTATTCAATTTTGTTTGACGAAACGACTGATGCATCTCATACTTCCCAGCTAAGCCTCTCTCTGCGTTATGTATATAAAGATGTCATAAGAGAAGATTTTGTTGGCTTTATTGATCTTCATAAAGCCAACTACTCTCATGTTGATGTTGATCCCGAAGTGGAACCTGTTATAACAGGGGAAATCCTAGGTCAGACGGTGGTGAATTTTATGATATTTTTGGGGTTAAACACGAATAATTGTGTTGGAATAAGTTGTGATGGCTGTTCCGTCAACATGTCTGAAATGCGGGGTGCGGTTACAGAGATACAAAAGGTGGCGACCAATAGCATTATGTGTGGGTGTAAAAACCATGCATTGAACTTAAGCATATCCAAATGTAATAAGGTCCAACACGTAAGAAATGCTCTAGGAACCATCAAAGAAGTAACAAGCTTTTTCAACTCATCAGGAAAAAGAAATTCAGTTTTGAAAAAGGTGTTGGGACATCAGATGAGAGGCTATTGTGAGACGCGTTGGGTAGAGCGTCACGAGGCTGTTTTAGAATTCACAGAAGACATGCCTAAAATTGCGGAAGCTCTCAAATGCATATCACAGTGGAGGGACAGCACAACGTCAAGTAAAGCCCGCGCTCTGTTGTGCTCAATTTCAACTTGTGATTTTATCATCACAATGCATTGCCTGAGTGACACAGCAGATGTTACATGTGGTCTTAGTAAATATCTACAAACAGAAGCTATAGATGTATGCTCAGCCAAAAGTAAAATTGACAATATGATGAAAACCATTCAGAATAAAAGAGACAAGACCAACGAATTCTTCCTTTTAATTTTCAGTAGTGCTGAAAAAACCATGGACGCGATGGATGTACAAATGCGTGTCCCCAGAATTGTACGGAAGCAAGTTAATAGGCCCAACTACACACTATTAACAGGTGACAACTAA